Proteins encoded together in one Chryseobacterium taklimakanense window:
- the pglX gene encoding BREX-1 system adenine-specific DNA-methyltransferase PglX, protein MNTNQLKKFAQQTRRKLMEQVSAKLEYVLNTDSPELREKIEQVQKLKEILTKSTKEEVIDRVSYTWFNRFMALRFMDVNDYQPIGVKILTPKDGFTLPEILDEAKRGQIHSDLNLNRQKVYDLIDGKIPSKDSQNEAYKELLIASCNHLSSVFPFLFERINDYTELLLPDDLTSELSIIQDVRDGMTVEDCQEVEIIGWLYQFYISEKKDEVFASKKSVKKEDIPAATQLFTPRWIVEYMVQNTVGKLWLQNRPNSKLRDHMEYYIESPSSKSEDFLKLNSIEDLKLLDQACGSGHILVYGFDLLYKIYEEEGYNPTEIPELIITKNLHGFEIDERASQLSGMALMMKARSYHRRFFRKAVEPNILRYQDVVFTNDELDEVLKLTNSKSDELKYDLKTMSQATNFGSLIIPKTTETELQKVLETTNNILPKSDLFQRESLEKLKLAVEQLLPLSRKYHCIVDNPPYMGGGNMNKELGDFVKTNYPDSKADLMACFMEAGLKMLLPKGFLGMINQHSWMFLSSYENLRKKLIETTFFDTNLHLGARTFPEIGGEVVQNTSFTFWNNLKEEKGVYLRLVDFNSTEQKRNNTIEAIKNPKCGFLFTANQNDFLKIAGSNLGYWCNNSLFELFGQNKLLSDRISTKQGMATADNAQFLRFWQEVDVEKFQNNCTDLTLRMLNKKWFPYNKGGKFQKWYGNQELIINFDDNAFDILSKQGNNCPSRQLYFKKSITWTLLVSNTFGGRFVENHIFDVNGMSAFPNDEDLNYLLGLFNSKVSYFLLSVINPTLAFQKGNIDNLPLLFGQFDESNVSDNVEISKIAFNSNETSWDFLQNELIRVNGQDLEESYDLYQQYWKNKFFQLHKNEEELNRQFIEIYGLQEELTPDVPLEDITILKDETTIVNNQLVFKKEEIFAQFISYAVGCMFGRYSLDKEGLILANQGETLVDYLTKIGKEDSGFLPDEDNIIPILDDEWFEDDIVGKFHHFLKASFGKENFDKNLAFVEECLGKDIRKYFVKDFYNDHIKRYKKRPIYWMFSSPKGSFNVLIYMHRYTQDTLNKILNDYLIQYREKLNTRIEHLEHIKDTGSSTEQIRAEKEINRLKLIIMELVDYERDIFRPLAIDRIGLDLDYGVLVNYNKFGKAIKEVAGLNDTKTKKKVKEFDWIKTEEIR, encoded by the coding sequence ATGAACACCAACCAACTCAAAAAATTCGCCCAACAAACCCGTCGGAAACTGATGGAACAAGTCAGTGCCAAGTTGGAGTATGTCCTAAACACAGACTCACCCGAACTTCGTGAGAAGATTGAACAAGTACAAAAACTAAAAGAAATCCTTACCAAATCTACAAAAGAGGAAGTGATAGACAGGGTTTCCTATACTTGGTTCAACCGATTTATGGCGTTGCGTTTTATGGACGTGAACGACTACCAACCGATTGGTGTGAAGATTCTTACCCCAAAAGACGGGTTCACCTTACCCGAAATTTTGGATGAAGCGAAAAGAGGACAGATTCATTCAGATTTAAACCTAAACCGACAAAAAGTTTACGACCTGATTGACGGTAAAATCCCAAGTAAAGATTCCCAAAACGAGGCGTACAAAGAATTACTCATCGCTTCCTGTAACCATTTGAGTTCCGTTTTTCCTTTTCTTTTTGAGCGGATTAACGATTATACCGAACTCCTTCTTCCCGATGACCTTACTTCCGAATTATCCATTATTCAGGATGTGAGAGACGGAATGACCGTGGAAGATTGTCAGGAGGTGGAGATCATTGGCTGGCTTTATCAGTTCTATATTTCGGAGAAAAAAGATGAAGTCTTCGCTTCCAAAAAATCGGTGAAGAAAGAAGATATTCCTGCGGCGACACAGTTGTTTACCCCACGTTGGATTGTGGAATATATGGTACAGAATACCGTGGGGAAATTATGGTTACAGAACCGTCCCAATTCCAAGTTGCGGGATCACATGGAATACTATATCGAGTCTCCTTCATCTAAATCCGAAGATTTCTTGAAACTCAATTCCATTGAGGATCTAAAACTTTTGGATCAAGCGTGTGGAAGTGGACACATCTTGGTGTATGGTTTCGATTTACTGTACAAAATCTACGAGGAGGAAGGTTACAACCCCACCGAAATCCCCGAACTGATTATCACCAAAAACCTTCACGGTTTTGAGATTGATGAGCGTGCTTCCCAATTATCGGGAATGGCTTTGATGATGAAGGCGAGAAGTTACCACAGAAGATTTTTCAGAAAAGCGGTAGAACCCAATATTCTTCGTTATCAGGATGTGGTTTTTACCAATGATGAATTGGATGAAGTTTTAAAACTTACCAACTCCAAATCTGATGAACTAAAATACGACCTGAAAACAATGTCACAGGCGACCAATTTTGGTTCATTGATTATCCCTAAAACCACGGAAACAGAACTTCAAAAAGTTTTAGAAACCACCAATAACATTTTACCTAAATCCGATTTATTTCAAAGGGAATCTTTGGAAAAACTAAAATTGGCGGTGGAACAACTGCTTCCTTTAAGTAGAAAATACCATTGTATTGTGGACAATCCACCATATATGGGAGGTGGAAATATGAACAAGGAATTAGGTGATTTTGTGAAAACAAATTACCCCGATTCTAAAGCAGATTTAATGGCGTGCTTTATGGAGGCAGGTTTAAAAATGTTATTGCCAAAAGGATTTTTAGGAATGATTAATCAACATTCTTGGATGTTCTTGAGTAGTTATGAAAACCTACGAAAAAAACTTATTGAAACTACTTTCTTCGATACCAATTTACATTTGGGTGCAAGAACTTTCCCCGAAATTGGTGGTGAAGTAGTACAAAATACTTCGTTTACTTTTTGGAATAATTTAAAAGAAGAAAAAGGTGTTTATCTGCGTTTGGTAGATTTTAATTCTACGGAACAAAAAAGAAATAATACAATAGAAGCAATCAAAAATCCGAAATGTGGTTTTTTATTTACTGCAAATCAAAATGACTTTTTGAAAATCGCAGGTTCAAATTTAGGTTATTGGTGTAACAATAGTTTATTTGAATTATTTGGACAAAACAAACTACTTTCAGATAGAATATCCACGAAACAAGGAATGGCTACCGCTGATAACGCTCAATTTTTGAGGTTTTGGCAGGAAGTTGATGTTGAGAAATTTCAAAATAATTGTACGGATCTTACATTACGTATGTTAAATAAAAAATGGTTTCCATACAATAAAGGAGGTAAGTTTCAAAAATGGTATGGAAATCAAGAATTGATAATAAATTTTGATGATAATGCTTTTGATATCCTCTCAAAACAAGGTAATAATTGTCCATCAAGACAGTTATACTTTAAGAAGTCAATTACTTGGACATTATTAGTATCAAATACCTTTGGAGGGAGATTTGTGGAAAATCACATATTTGATGTGAATGGAATGTCAGCATTTCCAAATGATGAAGATCTAAATTATTTACTCGGATTGTTTAATTCAAAAGTAAGTTATTTTCTACTTTCAGTAATTAATCCAACTTTAGCTTTTCAGAAAGGAAATATTGATAACTTGCCACTTCTCTTTGGGCAATTTGATGAATCAAATGTATCTGATAATGTAGAAATTTCCAAAATTGCATTCAATTCAAATGAAACCTCGTGGGATTTCCTACAAAACGAACTCATCCGTGTAAACGGTCAAGACCTTGAAGAATCCTACGATCTCTACCAACAGTATTGGAAAAACAAATTCTTCCAACTTCATAAAAACGAGGAGGAACTCAATAGACAATTTATAGAAATCTACGGTTTACAGGAGGAACTCACTCCCGATGTACCGTTAGAAGACATTACCATTCTAAAAGACGAAACCACCATTGTCAACAATCAGTTGGTCTTCAAAAAAGAAGAAATCTTTGCACAGTTCATCAGTTATGCCGTGGGTTGTATGTTTGGCAGATATTCTTTGGATAAAGAGGGATTAATCCTTGCCAATCAGGGAGAGACTTTGGTAGATTATCTTACCAAAATAGGGAAAGAAGATTCAGGATTCTTGCCTGATGAAGACAACATCATTCCCATTCTCGATGACGAATGGTTTGAGGACGATATTGTGGGAAAATTCCACCATTTCTTGAAGGCGAGTTTCGGAAAAGAGAATTTCGATAAAAACCTTGCCTTTGTGGAAGAATGTTTGGGGAAAGACATTAGAAAATATTTTGTGAAGGATTTCTATAACGACCATATAAAGCGTTATAAAAAACGACCGATCTATTGGATGTTTTCTTCACCAAAAGGTTCTTTCAATGTCCTCATTTATATGCACCGATACACACAGGACACTTTAAACAAAATTTTGAACGATTACCTGATCCAATACCGTGAGAAACTCAACACACGGATCGAACATTTGGAACATATTAAAGACACAGGTTCGTCCACGGAACAGATTCGGGCAGAAAAAGAAATCAACCGACTAAAACTCATCATTATGGAATTGGTGGATTATGAGAGGGATATTTTCCGTCCACTCGCCATCGACAGAATCGGTTTAGATTTGGACTACGGAGTTTTGGTGAATTATAATAAATTCGGAAAGGCGATCAAAGAAGTTGCTGGACTAAACGATACCAAGACCAAGAAAAAGGTAAAAGAATTTGATTGGATTAAAACAGAGGAGATAAGGTAA
- the pglZ gene encoding BREX-1 system phosphatase PglZ type A, with protein MNKIEEALIKLFGKHRLIFWYDEKAELTEQYHELNLDGVKKIHVQGNEFEVKYSVIKEFPTDNFLLYFDIPKPPNEENWLLDLELAHYLFQTDQEAMYLQELGWNYHLKDLVGDHIEFFKAKDRKAKLNEHVDKDDDLFTLKYKMLAVVFGTDNISLPTFVYTYGSSHVDSNDKYEKDLERFNLKEFFWKEIERKYGYFKENPTIYDFLIEVFTYNFSLGKKTELSKESRLLLSLWKDTVQYREYFGKISDQISKDTEVESKLNSSKIEDVVNDDSFQLIDKKLIHELVHLIVNEDISVDRVNQIVKERENKFWFAEYEHYFHSLSYGSQLISLIRKYGNTKYNSFDEGVKDYSDRLYEIDQTYRKFIWSYRKTNQNRILSDLSEKIEKVYSNDWLLVYGNNWQKVIDGMEKWDPINSQSQFYNTHLKSSFEKGQRLFVIISDALRYECGAEFTKRIVSENRYEATISNMVSSLPSYTNLGMASLLPHKQLTIQEGTDQVLADGLSTMGVQSRTKVLETNAGLRATAIRAEDFMKMNSAKEGREFVKQYDLIYIYHNQIDKTGDDKVSETKVFEAVEDELNYLTELLKKIYNMNGNNMIITADHGFIYQHNELEESDFSLSNHSGEVWKENRRFVIGKDLTNDNVTKKFTGENVRLQSGIDILIPKSINRLRIKAAGSRFVHGGATLQEIVVPVIKISRKREDTTTQVDIDIIKSTDRITTNILAVSFIQTDLVNKQVLPRTLRSVLRAEDGEELSDQFKFKFDIEEGSERQREVKHRFQLSSKASGKYKNQRVKLILEEPVEGTTKWKPYKEFYYTLNISFTNDFDDL; from the coding sequence ATGAATAAAATAGAGGAAGCACTGATTAAACTTTTCGGGAAACACCGTCTCATTTTTTGGTACGATGAAAAGGCGGAACTCACCGAACAATACCACGAACTCAATTTGGATGGTGTGAAGAAAATCCACGTCCAAGGAAACGAGTTCGAGGTGAAATATAGCGTTATAAAAGAGTTTCCGACAGATAATTTCCTTCTTTATTTCGATATTCCAAAACCGCCGAATGAGGAAAATTGGTTACTCGATTTGGAGTTGGCTCATTACCTATTCCAAACCGACCAAGAGGCGATGTACCTTCAAGAGTTGGGATGGAATTATCACCTGAAAGATTTGGTTGGTGATCATATTGAATTTTTCAAGGCGAAAGACAGGAAAGCCAAACTAAACGAACATGTGGACAAGGACGACGATTTATTCACCCTCAAATACAAAATGTTGGCGGTGGTTTTCGGAACGGACAATATCTCACTTCCAACATTTGTCTATACCTACGGTTCATCCCACGTCGATTCTAACGATAAGTACGAAAAAGACCTTGAAAGATTTAATCTGAAGGAATTCTTTTGGAAAGAGATTGAAAGGAAATACGGGTACTTCAAAGAGAATCCAACCATCTATGATTTTCTGATTGAGGTTTTCACGTATAATTTCTCTTTGGGTAAGAAAACGGAATTGTCGAAAGAAAGCAGGCTTTTATTGTCCCTGTGGAAAGATACCGTTCAGTACAGGGAATATTTTGGAAAGATTTCTGATCAGATTTCCAAGGACACCGAGGTGGAATCCAAGTTAAATTCATCTAAGATTGAAGATGTGGTGAATGACGACTCCTTCCAACTCATCGACAAAAAACTCATCCACGAATTGGTTCATTTGATTGTGAATGAAGATATTTCCGTGGATCGTGTCAATCAAATCGTGAAGGAAAGGGAGAACAAGTTTTGGTTTGCCGAGTACGAACATTATTTCCATAGTTTGTCTTATGGTTCACAACTGATCTCACTCATTAGAAAATACGGCAATACAAAATACAACAGTTTCGACGAAGGTGTGAAGGATTATTCCGACCGACTTTACGAAATCGACCAAACCTACCGAAAATTCATTTGGAGTTACCGTAAAACCAATCAAAACAGGATTTTGTCCGACCTTTCGGAGAAAATTGAAAAGGTTTATTCCAACGATTGGTTATTGGTTTACGGGAACAATTGGCAGAAAGTCATCGACGGAATGGAGAAATGGGATCCGATCAACAGTCAGTCCCAATTTTACAACACCCACCTGAAATCCTCTTTTGAGAAGGGACAAAGGTTGTTCGTCATCATTTCCGATGCGTTGAGATATGAATGTGGGGCGGAGTTTACCAAGAGAATCGTTTCCGAAAACCGTTACGAGGCGACCATCTCCAATATGGTTTCGAGTTTACCTTCGTACACCAATTTGGGAATGGCTTCACTTCTGCCACACAAACAACTCACCATTCAGGAAGGAACAGACCAAGTTTTGGCGGATGGATTATCCACGATGGGAGTTCAGAGCCGAACAAAAGTTTTGGAAACCAATGCTGGATTAAGAGCAACTGCAATTCGGGCGGAAGATTTTATGAAGATGAATTCGGCTAAAGAAGGACGGGAATTTGTGAAACAATATGACCTTATCTACATTTACCACAATCAGATCGACAAAACAGGAGACGACAAAGTTTCCGAAACCAAGGTTTTTGAAGCGGTAGAAGACGAGTTGAATTATTTGACAGAATTGTTGAAGAAAATCTACAATATGAATGGTAATAATATGATAATCACTGCCGATCACGGATTCATCTATCAACACAATGAATTGGAGGAAAGTGATTTCAGTTTGTCAAATCATTCAGGAGAAGTGTGGAAGGAAAACAGAAGATTTGTTATCGGGAAAGACCTTACCAATGACAATGTGACCAAAAAGTTCACGGGAGAAAATGTACGGCTACAATCGGGAATCGACATCCTTATTCCAAAATCCATCAACAGATTGAGGATAAAAGCAGCAGGTTCGAGGTTTGTTCACGGAGGTGCAACACTACAGGAAATTGTTGTGCCGGTGATAAAAATTTCAAGAAAAAGAGAAGACACCACAACACAGGTGGACATCGACATTATCAAATCTACCGATAGAATTACGACCAATATTTTGGCGGTTTCCTTCATCCAAACCGATTTAGTGAATAAGCAGGTGTTGCCGAGAACACTTCGGTCGGTTCTTCGGGCAGAAGACGGTGAGGAACTGAGTGATCAGTTTAAATTTAAATTCGACATCGAGGAAGGAAGTGAAAGACAACGGGAAGTAAAACACCGATTCCAACTTTCATCCAAAGCGAGCGGAAAATACAAGAACCAAAGGGTTAAATTAATTTTGGAAGAACCCGTGGAAGGAACTACCAAGTGGAAACCATACAAGGAGTTTTATTACACCTTGAACATTTCATTTACAAACGATTTTGACGATTTATAA
- the brxL gene encoding BREX system Lon protease-like protein BrxL → MKELDIKLNQYFGGKVVRKDLTKLVKGNAIVPIYVLEYLLGQYCATDDEETIDQGVETVKSVITKHFVHRDEAQIVKSTVKEKGSHRIIDKISVKLNDSKDQYEATFANLGLKGIPISGELIKQYQKLLTHGVWCILTLGYVSTDEKGSTPWIIESLKPIQISNINLEEYKEGRSNFTKDEWIDVLMQTMGLNPEEFTFRSKLLQLTRLVPFVENNYNLIELGPKGTGKSHIFSELSPHGILISGGEVTAAKLFVNNSTGEIGLVGYWDVVAYDEFAGKSKNTNRGLVDIMKNYMANKSFSRGTSVYGASASMAFVGNTDHSVPYMLKHSNLFDALPKDYYDTAFLDRIHAYLPGWEVQKLRNDMFTSDYGFIVDYLAEILKELRKEDWNAEYNKHFELSNSITTRDKDGITKTLGGLLKVIYPDGNYTEEEMRELLDFSVECRKRVKLQLQNMDETFEDVDFSYTVKRTGEKVTVETLEVLEYLRPDPITEVTVDSETMETQEQKPSKPELTEQNIIIRDNQTGISYNNLFGDYLIGATEIQIVDPYIRLPYQLRNLMELLKLVAEKKSSETEVKVHLVTTNNEDFIEGSKESFEQMTMSLESVGILFSYEFDNFIHDRSIVLNNGWKIIMGRGLDIWQKTGGWNDINEYLQEKRLCKSCEITILKKKIDDPN, encoded by the coding sequence ATGAAGGAATTGGATATTAAACTCAATCAATATTTCGGGGGAAAAGTGGTTAGAAAAGACCTTACCAAATTGGTGAAGGGAAACGCCATTGTTCCTATCTATGTTTTGGAATATCTACTTGGACAATACTGTGCAACCGATGATGAGGAAACCATCGACCAAGGTGTGGAAACCGTGAAATCGGTCATCACCAAACATTTTGTCCACCGAGACGAGGCACAGATTGTGAAATCCACCGTGAAGGAAAAAGGTTCACACAGAATTATCGACAAAATTTCCGTTAAACTCAATGACAGTAAAGATCAGTATGAAGCGACCTTTGCCAATTTAGGATTGAAAGGAATTCCGATTTCGGGAGAACTAATCAAACAGTACCAAAAACTATTAACTCACGGAGTTTGGTGTATTCTAACGTTAGGTTATGTTTCAACGGACGAAAAAGGTTCGACACCTTGGATCATCGAATCCTTAAAACCGATACAGATTTCTAACATCAATCTGGAGGAATATAAGGAAGGACGTTCAAATTTCACCAAGGATGAATGGATCGATGTGTTGATGCAGACAATGGGTTTAAATCCCGAGGAATTTACGTTTAGATCTAAACTACTTCAATTGACAAGGTTAGTTCCTTTTGTGGAAAACAACTACAATCTCATCGAACTCGGTCCGAAAGGAACAGGAAAATCCCATATCTTTTCGGAATTATCACCACACGGAATCCTGATCTCAGGAGGTGAAGTTACAGCGGCAAAACTATTTGTGAACAACAGTACAGGAGAAATCGGACTTGTTGGATATTGGGATGTGGTGGCGTATGACGAGTTTGCCGGCAAATCAAAAAATACCAACCGTGGATTGGTGGACATCATGAAAAATTATATGGCGAACAAATCTTTTTCCCGTGGTACAAGTGTGTATGGTGCATCCGCTTCGATGGCGTTTGTAGGAAATACCGACCACAGTGTTCCGTATATGTTGAAACACTCCAATCTTTTCGATGCCTTACCAAAAGATTATTACGATACAGCATTCTTAGACAGGATTCATGCGTATCTTCCGGGATGGGAAGTTCAGAAATTACGAAATGATATGTTCACTTCCGATTACGGTTTCATCGTGGATTACCTTGCAGAAATCTTAAAGGAACTTAGAAAAGAAGATTGGAACGCTGAATACAACAAACATTTTGAATTGTCAAATTCCATTACTACGAGAGATAAAGACGGCATTACAAAAACTTTGGGTGGATTGTTGAAGGTGATTTATCCTGATGGAAACTACACAGAAGAGGAAATGAGGGAACTGTTGGATTTCTCAGTGGAATGTAGAAAAAGGGTGAAACTCCAACTTCAGAACATGGATGAAACATTTGAGGATGTGGATTTCAGTTATACCGTTAAAAGAACAGGAGAAAAAGTAACCGTGGAAACACTTGAAGTCCTTGAATACCTAAGACCTGATCCAATCACAGAAGTTACAGTGGATTCCGAAACCATGGAAACACAGGAACAGAAACCATCAAAACCGGAATTGACGGAACAGAATATCATTATCCGAGATAATCAGACGGGAATTTCCTACAACAATTTATTTGGGGATTATCTTATCGGTGCAACGGAAATACAGATTGTGGATCCATACATCCGCTTGCCATATCAATTAAGAAATCTAATGGAACTCCTGAAATTGGTTGCCGAGAAAAAATCTTCAGAAACCGAAGTGAAAGTTCATTTGGTGACGACCAATAACGAGGACTTTATTGAGGGATCTAAAGAATCATTTGAACAGATGACGATGTCTCTTGAATCAGTCGGAATTTTATTCTCTTATGAGTTCGATAACTTCATCCATGACCGTTCAATAGTACTGAACAACGGTTGGAAGATCATCATGGGGCGTGGATTAGACATTTGGCAGAAGACCGGAGGATGGAACGACATCAATGAATACCTTCAGGAAAAGAGGTTGTGCAAATCGTGTGAAATCACGATTCTAAAAAAAAAAATTGACGACCCCAACTGA
- a CDS encoding HIRAN domain-containing protein, with protein MKEHLSHFHVAGFTFYDGVDVFNKLKVGKKVKFKLEEDNKWDPRAVAIYFKGAKIGFIPRTENRIFYKLLKVGITQFEARIQKIDPQQHTERQVEIVVHLVSQEEVIY; from the coding sequence ATGAAAGAGCATTTATCACATTTCCATGTTGCAGGTTTCACATTTTATGACGGCGTTGATGTTTTCAACAAATTGAAAGTCGGCAAAAAAGTAAAATTCAAACTCGAGGAAGACAACAAATGGGATCCGAGAGCTGTTGCCATTTATTTCAAAGGCGCAAAAATCGGTTTCATCCCAAGAACCGAAAACCGTATTTTCTACAAATTGTTGAAAGTAGGAATCACGCAATTCGAAGCGAGAATTCAAAAAATCGATCCTCAACAACACACCGAAAGACAGGTAGAAATTGTGGTACATTTGGTTTCGCAAGAGGAAGTAATTTACTAA
- a CDS encoding DUF2130 domain-containing protein, with translation MKTEITCPKCSHHFHIEDVLTNDLQKKIREDLQKEYVSKIDEYKKLKDELELQKENEEAIFNQKLDEALAEKQKETDRITEEKYASTIAKLNAELKQKSSENKELLQKEVKLLELEGTLEEREQQLELKTKKLLLEGKEKFEKEGRRKAQEEFELKEIQFNKDMAEQKKLIDDLKRKAEQGSMQKQGEILEIALEEFLQNNFRHDRISEVAKGVNGADVIQEVHNDFLQKCGSIVFETKRTKNFDKKWLDKLKQDQLQCKAEIAVLVTETLPKDIDKFDFQDGVWICSFQEVKTLVIALRQILVQSQSVKVANENRGEKMEILYNYFTSGEFTQKTKRLLDIFDNMSQQLESEKNVTKKLWAKREKEILTMKENLSIVSGDIAGIAGKEVTLLEEFEDLVLE, from the coding sequence ATGAAAACTGAAATTACTTGCCCGAAATGTTCACACCACTTCCATATTGAAGATGTACTGACAAACGATTTGCAAAAGAAAATCCGTGAAGATTTGCAAAAAGAATATGTCTCGAAAATCGATGAATACAAAAAATTGAAGGACGAACTCGAACTTCAAAAAGAAAATGAAGAAGCCATTTTCAACCAGAAACTTGATGAAGCATTGGCTGAAAAACAGAAGGAAACAGATCGTATTACCGAAGAAAAATATGCTTCTACTATTGCAAAATTGAATGCTGAATTGAAGCAAAAATCTTCTGAAAACAAAGAACTTTTACAGAAAGAGGTTAAGCTTTTGGAGTTAGAAGGAACGCTTGAAGAACGCGAACAACAACTTGAACTGAAAACCAAAAAATTGCTTTTGGAAGGTAAGGAGAAATTTGAAAAAGAAGGACGCCGAAAAGCGCAGGAGGAATTTGAACTCAAAGAAATTCAGTTCAACAAAGATATGGCGGAACAGAAAAAGTTGATTGACGACCTGAAACGAAAAGCAGAACAAGGTTCTATGCAGAAACAGGGCGAAATTTTGGAAATCGCCTTGGAAGAATTTCTGCAAAACAATTTCCGCCACGACCGAATTTCCGAAGTTGCAAAAGGTGTAAACGGGGCAGATGTCATTCAGGAAGTACACAACGATTTTCTTCAAAAGTGCGGTAGTATTGTTTTCGAAACAAAACGTACCAAAAATTTCGATAAAAAATGGCTAGACAAATTGAAGCAGGATCAGCTGCAGTGCAAAGCCGAAATTGCGGTTTTGGTAACCGAAACTTTGCCGAAAGATATCGACAAGTTTGATTTTCAGGATGGAGTTTGGATTTGTTCTTTTCAAGAAGTAAAAACTTTGGTGATTGCTTTAAGACAAATTTTGGTTCAATCTCAAAGTGTGAAAGTTGCCAATGAAAACCGTGGTGAAAAAATGGAAATTCTTTACAATTATTTCACAAGTGGAGAATTTACGCAAAAAACGAAACGCTTGCTCGATATTTTCGACAATATGTCTCAACAGTTGGAATCCGAGAAAAATGTCACCAAAAAACTTTGGGCAAAGCGTGAAAAGGAAATTCTTACGATGAAGGAAAACCTCTCCATTGTTTCGGGCGATATTGCAGGAATTGCAGGCAAAGAAGTGACTCTTTTGGAGGAGTTTGAGGATTTGGTTTTGGAGTGA
- a CDS encoding ADP-ribosylglycohydrolase family protein: MKNTILGAIVGDIIGSVYEWNNYRGKDFELFDKNCKFTDDSVMTIAVADALMNSKDMAKTLKEYGRKYPNRGYGGMFYRWLDSKTLEPYNSFGNGSAMRASAAGFMANTLEEARFLAKKSAEVTHNHPEGIKGAEATAAAIYFARNGADKQLIRELISTIFGYHLNFTCDEIRATYQFNETCQETVPQSIVAFLDSENFEDAIRNAISIGGDSDTVACICGGIAAAFYKEIPEEIRSFCLNKLDEDLRNTVLEFEEKF; the protein is encoded by the coding sequence ATGAAAAATACAATTTTAGGAGCCATCGTTGGCGATATTATCGGATCGGTGTACGAATGGAACAACTACCGCGGAAAAGATTTCGAACTTTTTGATAAAAACTGCAAGTTTACAGACGACAGCGTAATGACCATTGCAGTTGCCGATGCTTTAATGAATAGCAAAGACATGGCAAAAACGCTGAAAGAATACGGAAGAAAATATCCAAACCGTGGTTACGGCGGAATGTTTTATCGATGGTTGGATTCCAAAACTTTGGAGCCCTATAACAGTTTCGGGAACGGTTCTGCGATGCGTGCAAGTGCTGCAGGTTTTATGGCGAATACTTTGGAGGAAGCACGTTTTTTGGCAAAAAAATCTGCGGAGGTTACCCACAATCATCCGGAAGGAATTAAAGGTGCAGAAGCAACTGCAGCCGCCATTTATTTTGCACGAAATGGTGCAGATAAACAGCTCATTCGAGAATTAATTTCAACAATTTTTGGTTATCATCTCAATTTTACCTGCGATGAAATTCGCGCAACTTATCAGTTTAACGAAACTTGTCAGGAAACGGTTCCACAGTCGATCGTTGCTTTCCTGGACAGTGAAAATTTTGAAGACGCCATTCGAAATGCCATTTCAATCGGTGGTGACAGTGATACCGTTGCCTGTATTTGTGGCGGTATTGCAGCCGCTTTCTATAAAGAAATACCGGAGGAAATCAGAAGTTTTTGTCTGAATAAACTGGATGAAGATTTACGAAACACCGTTTTGGAATTTGAAGAAAAGTTTTAA